A genomic stretch from Bradyrhizobium quebecense includes:
- the fcl gene encoding GDP-L-fucose synthase → MASTAFELKGKTVFVAGHRGMVGSALMRRLAREQADLLTVSRGEVDLRDQSAVNAWFAAKRPQAVFLAAAKVGGIVANSTLRAEFLYDNLAISTNVIQAAHANSCEKLIFFGSSCIYPRLAPQPLREDSMLTGPLEPTNEPYAIAKIAGIKMAEAYRSQYGADFISVMPTNLYGPGDNYHPEYSHVVAALIRRFHEAKVAGAGSVVVWGTGTPRREFLYVDDLADACIHLMKTYSSPELVNIGTGEDITIAEFARVVAATVGYRGEISFDTSRPDGTPRKLLDVSRLAKLGWRATTSLEDGIKLAYQAYLNEIKQAAE, encoded by the coding sequence ATGGCAAGCACGGCGTTTGAACTGAAGGGCAAGACGGTTTTCGTTGCCGGCCATCGCGGTATGGTCGGCTCGGCGCTGATGCGCCGGCTGGCGCGCGAACAAGCCGATCTGCTGACCGTGTCGCGCGGCGAGGTCGATTTGCGCGACCAGTCCGCGGTCAATGCCTGGTTTGCCGCGAAGCGGCCGCAGGCCGTGTTCCTCGCCGCCGCCAAGGTCGGCGGCATCGTCGCCAACAGCACGCTGCGCGCCGAATTCCTCTACGACAATCTGGCGATCTCGACCAACGTGATCCAGGCGGCCCATGCCAATAGCTGCGAGAAGCTGATATTCTTCGGCTCGTCCTGCATCTATCCGCGCCTCGCGCCGCAGCCGCTGCGCGAGGATTCGATGCTGACCGGCCCGCTGGAGCCGACCAACGAGCCCTATGCCATCGCCAAGATCGCCGGCATCAAGATGGCCGAAGCCTATCGCAGCCAGTATGGCGCCGATTTCATCAGCGTGATGCCGACCAATCTCTACGGTCCCGGCGACAATTATCATCCCGAATACAGCCACGTCGTCGCCGCGTTGATCCGCCGCTTCCACGAGGCCAAGGTCGCCGGTGCAGGCAGCGTCGTGGTGTGGGGCACCGGCACGCCACGCCGCGAATTCCTCTATGTCGACGATCTCGCCGACGCCTGCATCCATCTGATGAAGACCTATTCCTCGCCGGAGCTGGTCAATATCGGCACCGGCGAGGACATCACCATCGCCGAATTCGCCCGCGTGGTCGCCGCGACCGTCGGCTATCGCGGTGAGATCAGCTTCGACACCTCGCGCCCGGACGGCACGCCGCGCAAGCTGCTCGACGTCAGCCGGCTCGCCAAGCTTGGCTGGCGCGCCACGACCTCACTCGAGGATGGCATCAAGCTCGCCTACCAGGCCTATCTGAACGAGATCAAGCAGGCGGCGGAATAG
- the gmd gene encoding GDP-mannose 4,6-dehydratase: MAVKDSAAQDSKRRVALITGITGQDGAYLAEYLLGLGYTVHGIKRRSSSFNTARVDHLYQDPHAGNVPFLMHYGDMTDSTNLIRLMQQIRPTEIYNLAAQSHVQVSFESPEYTANADAIGVLRLLEAIRILGMEKETRFYQASTSELYGLVQEVPQKETTPFYPRSPYGVAKLYGYWITVNYREAYGMFASNGILFNHESPIRGETFVTRKITRAVARIEVGLETKLYLGNLDAKRDWGHARDYVEGMHKILQADEPGDFVLATGETRSVREFVELAFAEVGRSIEWRGEGVAEVGVDKATGNTLVQIDPAYFRPTEVDLLIGDASKARAKLGWAPKTPFAQLVKEMVASDLLEARQDAANGKHGV; encoded by the coding sequence ATGGCGGTTAAGGATTCGGCGGCTCAGGACTCAAAGCGGCGCGTTGCGCTGATCACCGGCATCACCGGGCAGGACGGCGCGTATCTCGCCGAATATCTGCTCGGCCTCGGCTATACCGTGCACGGGATCAAGCGCCGCTCGTCCTCGTTCAACACCGCGCGCGTCGATCATCTCTACCAGGATCCGCATGCCGGCAACGTGCCATTCCTGATGCACTACGGCGACATGACCGATTCGACCAATCTGATCCGGCTGATGCAGCAGATCCGGCCGACCGAGATCTACAACCTCGCCGCCCAGAGCCACGTCCAGGTCAGTTTCGAGAGCCCGGAATACACCGCCAACGCCGACGCCATCGGCGTGCTGCGCCTGCTGGAGGCGATCCGCATCCTCGGCATGGAAAAGGAGACCCGGTTCTACCAGGCCTCGACCTCGGAGCTGTACGGGCTCGTGCAAGAGGTGCCGCAGAAGGAGACCACGCCGTTCTATCCGCGTTCGCCCTATGGCGTCGCCAAGCTCTACGGCTACTGGATCACGGTGAACTACCGTGAGGCCTACGGCATGTTCGCCAGCAACGGTATCCTGTTCAACCACGAAAGCCCGATCCGCGGCGAGACCTTCGTGACGCGCAAGATCACCCGCGCCGTCGCCCGCATCGAGGTCGGTCTCGAGACCAAGCTCTATCTCGGCAATCTCGATGCCAAGCGCGACTGGGGCCACGCCCGCGACTATGTCGAGGGCATGCACAAGATCCTGCAGGCGGACGAGCCCGGCGACTTCGTGCTCGCGACCGGCGAGACGCGGTCAGTCCGCGAGTTCGTCGAGCTGGCGTTTGCCGAGGTCGGCCGCAGCATCGAATGGCGCGGCGAGGGCGTCGCGGAGGTCGGCGTCGACAAGGCGACCGGCAACACCCTGGTTCAGATCGACCCGGCCTATTTCCGTCCGACCGAGGTCGATCTTCTGATCGGCGACGCCAGCAAGGCGCGCGCCAAGCTCGGCTGGGCGCCGAAGACGCCGTTCGCGCAACTGGTGAAGGAAATGGTCGCCAGCGATCTCCTCGAGGCCAGGCAGGATGCGGCCAATGGCAAGCACGGCGTTTGA